A segment of the Aureliella helgolandensis genome:
TGGAACGCACCGGACGTTCGGCGGAGCAGGTCAAGCTGCTGGAAACCTACATGCGTGCACAAGGCTTGTTTCGCGAGGACAATTCCCCCGCGCTGAACTACACGCGCACACTCGGCTTGGACATGAGTGAAGTCGAACCAGCCTTGGCAGGTCCCAAGCGACCACAGGATCGCGTGCCGCTTCGCAGCATGAAGGCGTCGTTTGAGGCCGCGCTTTCCGCGCCAGTGTCCGCACGCGGTTTCGGACTGGCAGACGAGGCACTCAGCACGAAATCCATCGTCCAAAACAATGGCCATTCGACGGAAATCGGCCACGGATCTGTGGTTATCGCCGCGATTACGAGCTGTACCAATACCTCCAATCCATCGGTGATGATCGGTGCTGGATTGCTCGCACGCCGCGCTGTGGAAAAGGGACTAACCGTACCGGACTATGTCAAAACGTCATTGGCACCTGGCTCGCGTGTGGTCACCGACTACCTTGATAAAGCCAATTTGTCCGACGCATTGTCCAAACTCGGTTTCTACACCGTCGGCTACGGCTGCACCACCTGTATCGGCAACAGTGGGCCACTCCCGGAATCGGTGGCCACTGCTATCACCGAGGGCGATTTGGTAGCCGCTGCAGTGTTGAGCGGAAATCGCAATTTCGAAGGTCGCGTCAATCCACTCACGCGAGCCAATTACTTGGCAAGTCCGCCATTGGTTGTGGCCTACGCCATCGCGGGGTCGGTGGATATCGACCTTGTCACCGAACCCCTAGGGACCACGCCAGCCGGCGAGCCAGTCTACCTCAAAGACATTTGGCCTTCCGCCGAGGAGATCCAAGCCACCATCGAAGCTTGTGTCTTGCCAGAGATGTTTAAGCACCAGTACTCCAGCGCTTTCACCTCGAACGAAAAATGGAATGCCATTGAAATCACCGAAGGAGACCTCTACGACTGGAGTGACGCTAGCACCTACATCCAGCGTCCCCCTTTCCTCGAAGGCATTACCGCCGAAATCACTCCCCCCAAACCAATCCAGGGAGCTCGCTGCCTAGCGCTACTGGGCGATTCGGTAACGACGGACCATATTTCACCAGCCGGGGCCATCACCAAACTAAGTCCAGCCGGAGAGTACCTCATTGAGCACTCGGTTGAACAACGTGACTTCAATAGCTACGGGTCACGCCGTGGCAATGATCGCGTCATGGTGCGTGGTACTTTTGCGAATATTCGCATCCGCAATCAGATGGTCCCCAATACCGAGGGAGGCTACACCAAGCATGTCCCCAGTGGAGAAGAGCTGGCGATCTACGATGCCGCCATGCGTTATCGGGCAGAGTCCACTCCACTCGTGGTTCTCGCTGGCGCCGAATACGGGACTGGCAGCAGTCGTGACTGGGCCGCCAAGGGCACGCTACTGCTCGGAGTTCGCGCGGTGATCGCGGCGAGCTACGAACGGATCCACCGTAGCAATCTGGTAGGTATGGGAATCCTGCCACTCCAATTCAGTGAGGGCGAAACCTGGCAATCACTCGGCCTTACCGGAGATGAGCAATTTGACATTGGCAGTGACGATCGACCGCTAGAACCACGCGGTACACTGCAAGTCCAAGCAACCTCCGCTGATGGCACCAGTCGTCTCTTTGAAGTCGCAGTCCGAATCGACACCCCCGTTGAGCTCGACTACTACTAC
Coding sequences within it:
- the acnA gene encoding aconitate hydratase AcnA gives rise to the protein MSNPSPLHDPFKVRDTFSGPTGEIGFYSLKKLEAAGFGEISKLPFSIRILLEAVLRNCDGYIVNQEDVVNLAQWDAAKPAPVEIPFMPARVVLQDFTGVPCVVDLAAMRDGMKALGGDPKKINPLIPVDLVIDHSVQVDLFGTLDSLTRNVEIEFERNKERYEFLRWGQQAFNNFRVVPPNTGIVHQVNLEYLAQGVFVREDAVGPVALPDTLVGTDSHTTMINGLGVLGWGVGGIEAEAGMLGQPLYMLMPEVVGFEVTGKLPAGATATDLVLKVTEILRSAGVVGKFVEFFGSGVTNMSLADRATIANMAPEYGATMGYFPVDAETLHFMERTGRSAEQVKLLETYMRAQGLFREDNSPALNYTRTLGLDMSEVEPALAGPKRPQDRVPLRSMKASFEAALSAPVSARGFGLADEALSTKSIVQNNGHSTEIGHGSVVIAAITSCTNTSNPSVMIGAGLLARRAVEKGLTVPDYVKTSLAPGSRVVTDYLDKANLSDALSKLGFYTVGYGCTTCIGNSGPLPESVATAITEGDLVAAAVLSGNRNFEGRVNPLTRANYLASPPLVVAYAIAGSVDIDLVTEPLGTTPAGEPVYLKDIWPSAEEIQATIEACVLPEMFKHQYSSAFTSNEKWNAIEITEGDLYDWSDASTYIQRPPFLEGITAEITPPKPIQGARCLALLGDSVTTDHISPAGAITKLSPAGEYLIEHSVEQRDFNSYGSRRGNDRVMVRGTFANIRIRNQMVPNTEGGYTKHVPSGEELAIYDAAMRYRAESTPLVVLAGAEYGTGSSRDWAAKGTLLLGVRAVIAASYERIHRSNLVGMGILPLQFSEGETWQSLGLTGDEQFDIGSDDRPLEPRGTLQVQATSADGTSRLFEVAVRIDTPVELDYYYNGGILPTVLRKLAAS